A genomic region of Candidatus Liberimonas magnetica contains the following coding sequences:
- a CDS encoding PTS mannose transporter subunit IIAB — translation MIKVIVITHGQLGAEILRTAESIVGKQENAVILTLTPQESLSTMVEKVGQALKDIDGNGALILTDMLGGTPCNACLPFCNTKNIEVITGVNLYMILSSFINRNHMDLKDLASKVINDGKKSINNAKEIFLKKLK, via the coding sequence ATGATTAAAGTTATCGTTATAACTCACGGACAGCTCGGTGCAGAAATACTTCGTACTGCAGAATCGATAGTAGGAAAACAGGAAAATGCAGTTATCCTGACACTGACTCCTCAAGAGAGCTTGTCTACCATGGTTGAAAAGGTTGGACAGGCTTTAAAGGATATTGACGGCAACGGAGCCCTTATTCTTACAGACATGCTAGGGGGCACACCGTGCAATGCATGCCTTCCTTTCTGCAATACAAAAAATATAGAAGTGATAACAGGTGTTAATTTATATATGATACTTTCAAGTTTTATAAACCGTAATCATATGGACCTAAAAGATCTTGCCAGCAAAGTAATAAACGACGGCAAAAAAAGCATAAATAATGCAAAAGAGATATTTTTAAAAAAGCTTAAATAA
- a CDS encoding PTS sugar transporter subunit IIB — protein MPIVLARIDDRLVHGQVVEGWLRVIKASYIIVVSDDVAKDRLQQTLLTIAVPKNVKIECLSIEDSAKRLLSAHLDNEMILLLFSTPDDTLRLLKSGVKLTSINVGGMHYVEGKKQILRTLSVNKKDVDTLTEISNMNIELEGRVLPNDERNNIMEVLKAEFINTTKENHE, from the coding sequence ATGCCAATTGTTTTAGCACGTATCGATGATAGGCTTGTCCACGGGCAGGTGGTCGAGGGATGGCTGCGGGTGATAAAAGCCAGCTACATAATAGTAGTTTCCGATGATGTGGCAAAGGACAGGCTGCAGCAGACATTGCTTACTATCGCTGTGCCAAAAAACGTTAAAATCGAATGTTTATCTATAGAGGATTCTGCAAAAAGGTTGTTAAGTGCACATCTTGATAATGAGATGATATTACTTTTGTTTTCAACTCCTGACGACACACTTCGCCTTTTAAAAAGCGGGGTTAAGCTTACTTCTATAAATGTCGGAGGCATGCACTACGTAGAAGGGAAAAAACAGATCCTCCGCACACTTTCCGTAAATAAAAAAGATGTAGATACCCTTACAGAAATAAGCAATATGAACATTGAATTGGAAGGAAGAGTACTGCCGAACGATGAGCGCAATAATATAATGGAAGTCCTGAAAGCAGAGTTTATAAATACAACAAAAGAAAACCATGAATAA
- the rapZ gene encoding RNase adapter RapZ, protein MNHQFFVITGLSGAGKSQALKILEDMGFFCIDNLPIALVQKFADLYKDYKTKWNQVAIGIDIRAGESSLLSLKQVLDKIKKKGIKYKIIYFNANDDTLLQRYSETRRRHPLGRRVMEGIKRERKFMERIRVISDQEIDTSNLTLGELKEIIGKEMNIRLSKKITVSLLSFGYKYGIPTDADLVIDVRFMPNPNYIPRLRHKTGRDIKVKDYVIRQKTSKEFFKRFYNLLQFLIPLYIKEGKSHLTLAIGCTGGRHRSVVVAESIAKYLKLNKFSVFVHHRDIEKIIR, encoded by the coding sequence ATGAACCATCAGTTTTTTGTTATTACAGGTTTATCCGGAGCAGGAAAAAGCCAGGCTCTGAAAATATTAGAAGACATGGGATTTTTCTGCATAGATAACCTGCCGATAGCTCTTGTCCAGAAATTTGCAGATCTTTACAAGGATTATAAGACGAAATGGAACCAGGTAGCTATCGGTATAGACATTAGGGCAGGGGAATCATCGTTATTATCCTTAAAACAGGTTTTAGATAAGATCAAGAAAAAAGGGATAAAATATAAGATTATATATTTCAATGCGAACGATGACACCCTTCTTCAGCGTTATTCCGAAACCAGGCGCCGGCATCCGCTGGGGAGAAGGGTAATGGAGGGTATTAAGAGAGAAAGAAAATTCATGGAAAGGATCCGTGTTATTTCAGACCAGGAGATAGATACGTCTAATTTAACCCTGGGCGAGTTAAAAGAAATAATCGGGAAAGAGATGAATATCCGCCTGTCAAAAAAAATAACAGTTTCTCTGCTTTCTTTCGGGTATAAATACGGTATTCCCACAGATGCGGACCTGGTTATAGACGTAAGGTTCATGCCTAATCCTAACTATATCCCAAGATTAAGGCATAAAACCGGAAGGGACATAAAAGTAAAAGATTATGTTATAAGGCAAAAAACTTCGAAAGAATTTTTTAAACGGTTCTACAATTTGCTTCAATTTCTGATACCTCTCTACATAAAAGAAGGAAAAAGCCATCTTACTTTAGCCATCGGTTGTACAGGCGGAAGGCACCGTTCGGTGGTAGTAGCTGAAAGCATAGCCAAATATTTAAAGTTAAATAAATTTTCAGTTTTCGTCCATCACCGGGATATTGAAAAGATTATAAGATAA
- the hprK gene encoding HPr(Ser) kinase/phosphatase: protein MSALTVETFLKEKGEALKLKLHEGKAGLSRAIKVSEINRPGLTFSGYLEHFSSERIQIIGLGEYSYLRSLTSEKRTEVFKKIFTFKDIPCCILSRGLKPLPEMLSAHKKNKVPLMTTELTTSSLMAELITYLEEKMAESTTMHGVLVNVYGLGVLIVGDAGIGKSECALELIKRNHMLVADDIVQIHRHSGGILIANRDETIQYHMELRGLGIIDVDRLFGVGFILDKSRIELVVRFEEWDPQKEYDRIGLEEKHTMILGIDIPEVIFPVRSGRNLAVLIEIASLNQQLKKRGFYSAKELNARLINMMSSKA from the coding sequence ATGTCCGCATTAACCGTTGAAACTTTTTTAAAAGAAAAGGGGGAAGCCTTAAAGCTTAAACTTCATGAGGGGAAGGCAGGGCTGTCAAGGGCAATTAAAGTTTCAGAGATAAACAGGCCGGGACTGACGTTTTCCGGGTATTTAGAGCATTTTTCAAGCGAGCGTATACAGATAATCGGGTTAGGCGAGTATTCTTACCTTAGGTCACTTACCTCAGAAAAGCGCACTGAAGTCTTTAAGAAAATATTTACATTTAAGGATATACCATGTTGTATCCTTTCCCGCGGTCTTAAACCTTTACCTGAAATGCTGAGTGCCCATAAAAAAAATAAAGTTCCGTTAATGACCACCGAACTTACGACTTCAAGCCTTATGGCGGAATTAATAACATATCTGGAAGAAAAGATGGCCGAATCTACGACAATGCATGGTGTCCTGGTGAACGTATACGGGCTTGGTGTTTTGATAGTGGGGGATGCGGGTATCGGAAAATCTGAATGTGCGCTGGAACTTATAAAAAGAAACCACATGCTTGTTGCGGACGATATTGTCCAGATACATAGGCATTCGGGCGGCATTTTGATCGCAAATAGAGATGAAACCATCCAATACCATATGGAGCTTAGGGGGCTGGGGATAATAGATGTCGACAGGCTTTTCGGTGTAGGATTTATCCTTGATAAGTCAAGGATTGAGCTTGTCGTTCGTTTTGAAGAATGGGACCCCCAAAAAGAATATGACAGAATAGGCCTTGAAGAAAAGCATACGATGATTCTCGGTATTGATATTCCGGAAGTCATTTTTCCTGTACGATCCGGCAGGAACCTTGCAGTTTTAATTGAGATCGCAAGTTTAAACCAGCAGCTTAAAAAAAGAGGTTTTTACAGCGCTAAAGAACTTAATGCGCGGTTAATAAATATGATGTCAAGCAAAGCCTAG